gccggccaaccaaaatcaccccaagagcgcagtgacaactcatccaagaggtcacaaaagaccccacaacaaccaAGGAAGTGCAGGCAtcatttgcctcagttaaggtcagtgttcatgatgAACAAAAAGGTTTACATTTTGCCAGtaaacatcttgatgattccCAAGACTTCTgagaaaatactctgtggtctcaCAAGACAATAGTTAAACATTTTTGGAAGCTGTATGTCCCATTaaatctggcgtaaaagtaacactgcatttcagaaaaagaacatatgAATGGtagaatatggtggtggtagtgtgatggtctggggctgttttgctgcttcaggacctggaagacttgctgtgataaatggaagcatggattctgctgaaggagaatgtacGGCCATCTgctggtgacctcaagctgaaagcaacttgggttgtgcagcaggacaatgatccaaaacacaccagcaagtccacctctgaatggctgaagaaaaaccaaatgaagactttggagtggcctagtccaagtcctgacctgaatcctattgagatgctgtggcatgaccttaaaaaggctgaatgacaacaattctgcaaagatgagtggaccaaaattcctccacagcgctgtaagagactcattgcaagttaccacaaacgcttgattgcagttgttgccgctaagggtggcccaaccagtttttctcccttaaaaataaagtttcctTTTAGAAGTGCATCTTGCGTTcagttgtattgtcattgactaatattgaaaTTTGTTTGATGTTCTGAAACTGTTAAACgtggcaaacatgcaaaaaaaaaaagaactcgggaagtgggcaaacactttttccacatcaaACATGAAAAATTAATTCTAAATTTATAGAAAGTCTCTTCCTTGTAGAGGCCTTTTGAAGAATTTCACCTTCACGCCACACCTGGCAACATTCGTGTTTGAAAATAAGGTacatttgatttgattgattgCTGTGGCTCAAGCGTAAGACTTAAAGCTGTGGCTTAAGCAtagaacataaaaacaaaacaaaggaaaacaaaaacgATTAGAAATGATTCATCCTTTTTCCCATGAGGACAAAGCTGCTATTTTATCAGATCTCCTGCTCCATTTATTTAACCGGCAGTGTAAGAAATCCAGAGGCGTTTCCGGGTGTCTGTCCACGCCCTGATCAACAGTCAAGGAAATGAAGCTTTTTCCGTGTTCGCAGTGCCATGTGTGGAAGGTGGTGGGAAGTGATGAAGTGGAATTAGATCATATGTTCCAATAGAAACCCCTCAGGAAAGTGTCAAATCAAGCGAAACTGGAGCGCCCATACCAAATACCACTCACTGTCATCTACGCACGCTATCACTTTCTCTTGTGATACAATCCAGGCCTGGCTCAAGCACCCGCGGTAAAGTGGATTACACCCTCAGTACCGCCTGTGATTAGAACAACAATGCGCTTTCATTTCATCACATGCTGTGATGTTGTCGTCAGACCGCTGATTACAGTATGTAGATGATGCACACTAGTCAGGTGATGCTACCAGCACATAGGAATGCAAAGTCTGTTGGAAGAAAAAATCCTGTACATTTCCTAAACAGAATTTAGCTGAGAAATTGTGGAAGTATAAATATTTCTTTTGGCATTGAGCAGGTcatgtttttgaatgaaacATGTGGAATTCATTTGGATGAATCAAGCTTTGATCTCAATATTTTATGCTCCATTTAAAGTCATTGAAACGATCatttaaataattacaattacaattatgcACACTGTCAGGTGATGCTGCCAGCAGCTAGGAATGTAAATGGTGTTGGATAAAAAGACCAGTAAATTTCCATGGGAAATTCTAAttgagaaaataatattttcatttgttaCCATTAATTTTGCTGTCATTTATACATCTTTgtcttatatttattcattcattttctgccgcttaccctcacgttaaacattaattacatttgaataaaatccaatttataaactaaaattaacttaaaaaaacgTTATTCATATGCACACTGTCACATGACGCTACAAGCAGCAAGGAATGCACAGTTGGTTGGAGAAAAAAATTCCAATCAATTTCCATGGGAAATTTAGCAGAGGAATTTTGGAAATATTCCAATTTGGACACctgagaatgaaaaaaaagtgtggcagagttcatattttgttttgtcagtACTGGacaatttttaataaaacatttatatattttttataattatttgtgctgtaatttatatactgtaggtcatatttaaagaaatgaaaaaattcTAACTCTCaaattttgaaatgaaatgaaaatttaaAGTAAGCAAGTATTTCAATGTgatctttaatttaatttgattaatgattacaatttaatatatataaaatatacttattctattatataaatgaatacactattatatattaaaatcattttttccacagaacaaaaataaatcattacaTTTAGCTTATGGACACTGTCAGATGAAGCTACAAGCAGCTAGGAATGCAAAAGCAGTTGGGGGGGAAAAATCCAGTCAATTTCCACTGGAAATTTAGCTAAGAAATGTTGTCAtgaaaaattcaacattttctttttctttaaataatctaattaaattattttcttaaaatgcCATCTTTAATTTAAGTAATAATTACTACATGTAAGTCAGCTGTTGGAGGGACGGAGGGACAATTATCGGtaccaatatcagcataaaaatgcgaaatcggtattggatttttttcccccgatcatgaaaactgagatgaaaaaaattctgtatacaacacacatgttcattccaccacaggagatatgtcatgttatatatatcggtatcggctgatagcagtatcggaaattgagagttggacaatatcagtttttggcaaaaatgccACTATCAGATATTCCTATGCGGTTGTGATTCCCAACCAATGTGCCTCGGCACGTGAGCGCTAATGAATGGTTGTCAATTCCACTCATTTAAAAATGAGGAGTATAAATAATGTATCTTTACACCACGTATAACGACAGTACGTATATGGCCTTCCACTAAATGGCAGAAACATCCACATATTCTCCTTCATGTCATTGGAAAGTTTCCTTTTCTTGAAGGATAACAGGAACTCATTTGGCTTGTTTGGAATCACATGTCCAACATCAGACTATCGAGTGCtcatgtgatgtcatcatggatgcattattcttttttatattgatatttagaCGCACAAAGCAAAAACGATGCTTTCACACACTTAAAGCCTGCCTGCTATTGGAaagccttttttaaaaaaaagccttcgGTGCTAAAAAGACATTTCTGGCTTGTCTtttcctggtgtgtgtgtgtgtgtgtgtgttcctcttCTGTTTAGCACAGGGTCACCGGACCAGAAGATCATGCAATCCTATTATTGTCGTCGGTAAAAGAGTGCTTTGGGATGGAAGCAAATGAAGGCTTTTTGGAggtaaacatgtaaaaatgtacgTCCTCATCCTCATTTTGCTCACTGTTCAGAACTCAATCTTGCAGGCCGGGAAGGTCTCATCCTGCATGGCCACGGTGCTGTTGGACCCCAGGACCACGATTCCCAGCTCCCTCTGCCTCTCCAGGGTCTGCTGGTACCAGTCCTGCATGGACCCGGACTCCAACGTGGGGATGAGCGTCACCTGGTGGATGCGGACCAAAAGACAGGTGACGTCTCGCCATTGATTCTATATTGAATCTTTACAATGCTGTACTGTTTTAGTGTATCCAACTTCCTCTCACTGCCGCTTCGCCATCTCCTTTCTATACTATGTGAGGCAGTAGAAGCCTCTGCCCCATGTTACCAGGGAACTGGGTTCATGATACTGTCATGAAGTCTACCTAGCAACATGTAACAAGTCCTTTCTGACATCATGATGCAATATAAGATGTGTGTGTTGTCACCTGCATGGCGCCAGGCCAGCACGACTTGCCATCAAGGAGAGCGTCCAGCGTATGCCTCATAAGCTCCTCCCTCTCAGGACAGTCGCCGCTGATGATGTAACAGGAGGAGCGTACGCTTTTGAAGAAGTCCACACTGACTGTTGGGGACGAAGCCCCGGAGGGAACGTAGGCCAAGTCCACATAGACGCTCACATCCTCAGCAGAGACCAGCTTGGAGTCTGGAACGGGAACACAAAGGAGTCCATAAACAAGGCAGCAAGAAGACGTTTCAGGTGATCGATCATACCTGCATTGACGGAGGATTTCGCTGGTGCTGGGCGCTGGCTGCTGGCGGAGGACGTGCGTGATGGTACAGCATTGTCTTTCCTGCCTTTCAGGACGCCACTTCCTGCCTTGCTTTTAAATGAGCTTGCTCTTTGGGAGCCTTCCATCACCTGAAACATACGGGGCTTGACTATCAAATGTTTCTTTATGGTTGAAACACCAACAATCAATGAGGGTCTGAAGATATAGCAGATTTCAGTACATGGCAGCAACCACCAGAGGGCACAATGAAGTCACGCACTACTTCATGTACTCGTTTGCGTGTGTATAGATCAATATAGAATCCTCTGAGgtcaatgaatatatatattttatttattgatattcacATCAAACTCACCCCAGCTGTTTTTCCGCGCACTGAACTTGATTTAACCTTCTTTGCGGCGTCAGACTGCGGAACAGGCATGGTGGCATCCGGACGAGGAGGCGGGGGTGGGCTATCCCTGAGCCGGGCCGGAAGGGGGTCACGGGGCAGAGCTTGACTGCTGCGGAGGTGTGGCAGCATGCTGCACGACTCCTCTTCATCGGAGTCCAGGACTCCATCCGCCGTTGTGGACGGGCAATCTTCCATGCAGACCGGGGTGTTTGATTCGCTGGGTGACACGTCTTTTGCAGGGGTGGTGTTGTGGTTGCTGCTGTGATGTTGTGGTCCAAAAGCGCCTCTGGAGGCTTCGCTGATACCCGAGTTGGAGTCGAATGCTTTGAAATGCTTGAACTCACACGGGGACACCAGACACAGGTCTACATCGTGAACTGCAGACGCCTCAAAGTGAAGGGTGCTAGGGGCCGGAGGACGCCCCATCTCCGAACCCAAAGACCTTACGGGCTTCTTCATGGGTAGCGGTACAAATTGTCCTCCGTTGGTGTGAGGGTGATGAATGCCGTCGTCTAGCTCTCTCTGACTCCCTATAGCTGGCCCCTGTTCCAAAGACATGGACAGCGACTCGTCCACTTCTGTGGACTGAGGCGAGCTAACCTCCGCCGGCATGGAgtgggtggaggtggaggtgttGGCCACAGAAGGGGATGGGTCGGAGGCTCCGTCTTTTAGTGGAGCCAGAGAGAAACCCAGAGAGAAACTTAGGTGTTTCTCTCTGGGGTTCTGTGGGTTCTCTGGAGCATTCCGGGGCCAGTTCTTGGGCTGGGTGACTTCAGTTGGTTCCTGCTGGGCTTGTAGCCTGCTAAGAGTGTCTCTGTTGCACCACACGTCATCCGGAGACAGACAGTAAGGCGTGTGACCTGCACTGTTGGGTCTTGAATCCGGGGAAGCGTTCTCTACGGTTTCCTCATCTGGGCTTGCCTGGTTCTCTGGGGAGGATCGTGATGGAGGGGTGGTTCTCAAAGCTCCGTCCAGGAGGGTGTATTCAGTGGGGGTCAAGTCTAACTGAATGTCTTGCTCGTCCTTTGGCGTCTCCTTCAATGGGGATGGGAATCCTACCACCTTGGCTGGTTTCTTACAAAGTCCTGACTGGACTACAGTCTGGTCACCCGAACATCCGAGTTGTTTCTGATTTTCGGTCTGCTTCCCTTTATCTGCCTTGTCCCCCGcctctttctccatttcctctCCAAGGATGAGAAAATCAGCAGTCATGTCCTCAGGGGTAGATATTTTTGAGGCACGAGTTTCGTTCATAGGATCTTCCTGCGCACCGAGGCCATCTGGCTTTGGGACTTCCATTGCCGCCTCATTGTCAGGTTTTGATTCAGTCTTGCTGTGTACATTCTTGCCGGGTAACTTCTGGGTCTTTTTGGGTCCTGCTTTGGAGTCATTCTTCGCTTCCTTTTTTTGCTTGTTGTCATTCTTTGGTTTGGAGATGGGCAACTCCTTCTTCCCTGTACCATTCCTCACCACGCCATTCTCTTCCCTGCTGTTGGTTTTTCCATTCTTCTTCCCGTCGTTCCCGCTAGCTTTCTTTAAACTATTCTTCTCTGTTACCTTTTGCTTTTTGGCTTTATCAAAATCTCCATGAATTGATTTCACCTTTGCGTCTTTCCCATGTTTGGGAGGCACCTCCTTCCCATTAGAGTTGACAATATTCTGGCTCTCGGCCCTTTTGGTCTTCCCCGTGTCCGCCAACTTCTCCAGTTCCCCGGTGGTCACTGTGGGTTTCTGGAGGAAGGCAAGAGTCTTCAGCTTGTCTAGCCCCTGCAGCAGTTTAGCCTGCGGAGTGACACCGGGGAACAGCACTCGGACCACCTTCTCCTGGGGGCACGCTGGATGCCACACAAGCAGGGCGGACACCGATTCAAGGGCGGTGAGAGGGAGCGCTTGGGATTGGGGTCCAAATGACACAGGGTCAGGCCAGTGTTGCATGAACGTCTGGTACTCCTGGCTGTTTTTGGCGGGGTTGAGGATATATAAATCCAACTGCCCCACTCCCATCTTTTGGAACAGGGTTATTGGCTCGGGGGCGACCCCTTCAGGTCGAAACATAGGCTGGGGTCGGATGTCTAACCTCTTCAACAAGTGTACGGTGAGAGCTGCCTGGTCTGT
The sequence above is drawn from the Doryrhamphus excisus isolate RoL2022-K1 chromosome 13, RoL_Dexc_1.0, whole genome shotgun sequence genome and encodes:
- the LOC131140697 gene encoding microtubule-associated protein 1B-like → MCSITIKIVRLRTASLTESLPGRLREREVQQEARHCVDLSLLQRNKYSLLIIIGRTAHHRHARHVCQHIQTGIRSWGVDLEDCDLDVYLQEFLSHHTASFKGAGHKCLRHNGRGLDIHVVIAPSQEQAHSEVSALLSRESAHKLLILAGQSVEDSGDLLFHRGLFSPKQLKDILDQFPDEDHLACRKLNLTLCCPNNAAHWRKTLQPCRGPVTLHINPPEVLPAMSALGEFTSFVSGTLSPLSPFELLPPPATVGFLKLSRPCCYVFPAGHGDCAFFAVNGFTMLLDGGSDPQACFWKLVRHLDRIDAVVLTHVGTENLTGVNSFLERKVAESELASDVKEDSSKRLISPELGVVFFNAPSKLQVEQQPCVDSVLKSTDQAALTVHLLKRLDIRPQPMFRPEGVAPEPITLFQKMGVGQLDLYILNPAKNSQEYQTFMQHWPDPVSFGPQSQALPLTALESVSALLVWHPACPQEKVVRVLFPGVTPQAKLLQGLDKLKTLAFLQKPTVTTGELEKLADTGKTKRAESQNIVNSNGKEVPPKHGKDAKVKSIHGDFDKAKKQKVTEKNSLKKASGNDGKKNGKTNSREENGVVRNGTGKKELPISKPKNDNKQKKEAKNDSKAGPKKTQKLPGKNVHSKTESKPDNEAAMEVPKPDGLGAQEDPMNETRASKISTPEDMTADFLILGEEMEKEAGDKADKGKQTENQKQLGCSGDQTVVQSGLCKKPAKVVGFPSPLKETPKDEQDIQLDLTPTEYTLLDGALRTTPPSRSSPENQASPDEETVENASPDSRPNSAGHTPYCLSPDDVWCNRDTLSRLQAQQEPTEVTQPKNWPRNAPENPQNPREKHLSFSLGFSLAPLKDGASDPSPSVANTSTSTHSMPAEVSSPQSTEVDESLSMSLEQGPAIGSQRELDDGIHHPHTNGGQFVPLPMKKPVRSLGSEMGRPPAPSTLHFEASAVHDVDLCLVSPCEFKHFKAFDSNSGISEASRGAFGPQHHSSNHNTTPAKDVSPSESNTPVCMEDCPSTTADGVLDSDEEESCSMLPHLRSSQALPRDPLPARLRDSPPPPPRPDATMPVPQSDAAKKVKSSSVRGKTAGVMEGSQRASSFKSKAGSGVLKGRKDNAVPSRTSSASSQRPAPAKSSVNADSKLVSAEDVSVYVDLAYVPSGASSPTVSVDFFKSVRSSCYIISGDCPEREELMRHTLDALLDGKSCWPGAMQVTLIPTLESGSMQDWYQQTLERQRELGIVVLGSNSTVAMQDETFPACKIEF